Part of the Cinclus cinclus chromosome 10, bCinCin1.1, whole genome shotgun sequence genome is shown below.
CAACCCGCTGGCCTCCCTTGAAATCCAGCCCATGGTTGTAGCTGACAGCCTGGATCCTGGCTCCTCTGTTGCTCCTTGCATTGCAGTAAAGGACCTTTCTGCCACAGGTATGTACCTCTGCTACCTGGCACTCCACCGCGCTCTCCTCCCCCACAAAGTTCCCCTTCTCCCATGTTGTCCCATGGTCAGAGCTAATGAAGCAGAAGGCATGAGGGGTGGGGTGTTGCTTTGGATCCAAGATACGATAGGCATAGGCAGGAATCACAAGGCTCCGGGCCTCGTTGAGCAATTGTAAGCCATGACCCGGCCCCACCGCAAACGTGGCCCAGTTCTTGTATTCATTCCTAATGGTCCTGTCAGTGACATCCTGGGCAGTGCTCCAGGTGCGTCCTTGGTCCATGCTAGTGATATAGCAGAGACGTACCAGGTTAATCTTTGTCCTCAGCTGATGCTGCTCAGAGATCTTTCCTGGGACAGCTATGAAGAACAAGATGAGTTTTCCTGAGACCTCATCATATACCGGGCAGGGGTTCATAGATCGGTGGCCTTCCAGCTGTGCACTGACAAGAGTTTCCATCCTTTTCCACTGCCAGGGCCCATGCGAAAGGAGATAAGAATGGAACACACTGTTACCAAGAGCGCCACGTTATAGTGCAAGGATGTCTGGATAAAAGCTAGAGAAGAGCATGGGAAGAACAGAAACAGGATAATGGATAGAGCAAGAAATGGAACGACAATCTGGCATCACAAAGGCAAATGAAGATTATTTAGATGGCACAAAGCATGTACACTTCACCAAGCACGTGGGTTATGTCCTTTTCAATTACTACTCCCTGAGGAAATGACAGCAGCATATCTCAATGCAGCTGGTGGCTGATGACACCCTGTAAAAAGCTATAGCGGTTGAAATTTCAGAAATCctcacatatatacatatatggcACAGAGACATGCCCGGTGGTCAAAGTGTGCTAGTAGAGACACTGTGCTGTGTCAGTGTTTTTTAGGATGTcacaaagaaacccaaaccctTTTCAAGCATCCTGGATGATGACAAACCTCTTTTCATTTGGGCTCCTGTTCCTCCATTTGGATGTGAATTTATGTGAATGGGCAACCCAGCCTATACTGAGGCACCTTGCTAGGGCTGATTGCGTGGCTCTGGTGTGGAGATTTGGGCCCTGAGCTGTCTGACTCAGAAAATAGGTCACAGAGCTGGTATAACTACCCAGCAAGCCCTGTTTTCTTCAAATGAATAGCACATAACATAATCATGTTTCCAACACTAGCATTGCAATTAGCAAACTGTGACTACATAGTGTTATTGGCTGGGTAAGCAAAGCAGTAGTTTCCAGTAAGATTATATTAATTAGCTTTTCTGCCCTGATTTGCTGATTAGCCTTTTTGTTCATATCTTATCTTTTTCTGTTGAACTAATATTAACTTCTATTGAAAATCTAATATTTCCATTCTAAGAAACTCTAGCATATGAACACAAATTACTAAGTTTATGACCAACTGAACCCCACTAACTGAATTACAGGGAGTTACACAAGATGTTACCTGAATAGTATGACACTGCAGGTGGGCTCAGAGGCTGCTTCTGCTAGGCAGACTCCAGCTCTTAAGAGCCTATAATCTAATACAACCAACAAAGGTTTGGaatagaaaaatagaattactttttttttcccaagacaTTAATGTCTTTGCAtatgtaaaaaattattataaatagaGTTTCCACCACCCCCAGCTACCTGGCAGCATAACTGTTAATAATAACTGGTAGGTTAATAAGGTAGCCAATTCACTGGCACTGGAAAACCAGGCACTTTTTTTGCATGGGGAGACTAGCCATTCCCAATTGTTTTTTAAACCAGGAATTAGTCCTAAAAtgatgaataataaaaaaaaataatagttacTGATTGCTAATTTTCTCCTCCCTATCTTTGTGgcatttcttcctcttccttgaGGCATTTCTGCTTCTCCACCACATTCTTTCTGCTACAACAGGACTTTTGTCCCATCTCTGTATCTGCATCCCCATCTCTGCAATGATGGGTCAAAGCCACCCCTAGAACTTCTACTCCATTTTAGTCCCCCCAACAGCTGCCCATAGAGTTGGATCCCAGCAGTTATAACAATATGTGCATTATTTACATGCAGATTTGTCTCCTGTACCTGGGGAGGAGAAGTTGCCCTGTCCCTACAGTAAGAGGGCAAGTACATTCAACTCATTGGGGGCAGGTGGGCAGAACAGGGACAATGTCCCCTGTTTCCTCTCTGCACTGGTACCTGAACGTGCTGTGTGGTGGGGTCATACATGCCTCTGCGCATGGCTATCAGCTTGG
Proteins encoded:
- the NEU2 gene encoding sialidase-2, whose amino-acid sequence is MFQSRKGPTEQGEEKAVESGLLHFAGSKCSVLCSFPSSTMAAFPVLEQETLFRNGTWSYRIPALLYLPRFSMILAFAEEREDLVDEHAKLIAMRRGMYDPTTQHVQWKRMETLVSAQLEGHRSMNPCPVYDEVSGKLILFFIAVPGKISEQHQLRTKINLVRLCYITSMDQGRTWSTAQDVTDRTIRNEYKNWATFAVGPGHGLQLLNEARSLVIPAYAYRILDPKQHPTPHAFCFISSDHGTTWEKGNFVGEESAVECQVAEVHTCGRKVLYCNARSNRGARIQAVSYNHGLDFKGGQRVEMLVEPPSGCHGSVTAFPPPPDATCQDSWLLYVHPTDPRGRKDLGIYLNKSPLNPAHWTKPSILFKGLCAYSDLQYMGVGPDGSPLFSCLFEYGTHRQCEEIIFVMFTLKQAFPSEH